AACCAAGCATCCACTTCCTGCCCGTTCTGATGAAATTCCGCCTTTTCATACTCTCCCTTTTTCTCCCAGCTCACAGCCACGGCATTCGGGAACTTCGCCTCAAAAGCGGCCACGACACTCTTTCCCGGGGTGTACCCCTTATCATCATCGTCGTCATCATCATGACAAGCGGCAAAAACAAACAATGATGCCATCCACAGCGTTACCATTAAAATCCTTCCTCTCATAATCTTTCTCAAATTTATCTGTTTAACAATCTTGTTTTCTGATACTCATTCTAACGAGAAAAAGAAAAGAAAGTTTCCGATGAAAAACTTCTCCGCGAAAGAATAACCTGCTCATAGAATACGTACTTTTGCACCGGATAAAGAAAAGTCATGAATACAAGTCAAGTAATTATCACACCGGAGAATATGACCAAGGACCGCAAGATCTCCATTTGTGTTTTCTTGTCCGGGTTCTCCTGTTTTGCCCAGTTATACTATTTCCAGCCTCTCTTGCCCGATCTAGCTCAAGAGTTTGGATTATCAGCCAGCTACAGTAGTCTGGCCATATCATTCTCCACGCTGGGAATGGTAGTAGGACTGTTCACGGCAATGTTCGTGGCAGACTCGATTCCAAGGAAGAAACTGATTAGCGCGGCGCTATTATCGTCGGCCGTCTTTTCGGTGATCTGCTCTTATTCACCCTCCTTCTTCTTGTTGGTTGCATTAAGCGCCCTGAAAGGATTCTTGCTATCGGGAGCCACTTCCGTCTCACTGGCTTACATATCTGAAGAAGTTCAACCCCGGAATAAAGGAAAAATTACCGGACTCTACATTGCCGGAAACGCCCTGGGGGGAATGGGTGGACGAGTAATTTCTTCCTACCTCAGTAGTGAATTCTCGTGGCGCATCGCCTCCGTCTCCATAGGTGTACTATGTGCCTTATTCGCCATATCATTCCTGATATTCAGTCCCCGTTCTGTCAATTTCAAGCCCAAACGGGAGAATTTCAAATCATTGATCGTTTCCAACCTTCACTTGATCGTCTCCGTGAAACTGATCCCCTTCTATCTGATCGGCTCCCTCATGTTAGGGATATTCGTGAGCTTGTACAACTACCTCGGTTTTTATCTGGTAAAAGAACCGTTTAACTTCTCCCCGTACTTGATTCACTATATCTATTTCATGTACCTGTTCGGGGTATTCGGCTCGATCGCCACGGCAAAATTAACAGCATTGTACAACCACTTCAAAATACTGAAAACAATCATCGCCCTTTCCGTGGCAGGACTACTTTTGCTTTACATTAACAACTTCTGGATCGTCACGCTCGGACTGGCCATTTTCACGTTTAATTTCTTCGTGGTACACGTGATCTGTAACCGAATCGTCAGTGACTACAACCTCCAAAAACGTTCGGTCACCATCTCCATCTACCTCCTGTTCTATTACATGGGGTCCAGTGTTTGGGGATCAGCCACCGGGGTCGTTCTCGACCACTTCGGTTGGCAATGGTTTATCGCCGGATTGATTCTACTCACGTTCATCCTGTACGCCATCGCTTATAAAGGTTCAAAATTGATGGAAAATTAACAAAGGTAACCATCCGCTCTCGCCCATGCAAACCGCAAGGGAAAGCGAGGTTTTATCCTCGTAAAATCAATCGTCGGGTAAAGTTTCTACCGGATAGAGCTATATTCACGTGATCAAGTTACTATTATACATCTATCCGAATGTTAACATATCCTATAACTCTACAATATTTCATTATTATGATAGGAGCGGAATAGGGGAGGAATGGGAGCGGAATGGGAGCGGCTAACAATATGATAAGAATTTGATAATCATTTAATAACCATATTTTAAATTATTTTAGATTTAGCAAGCCTAGAATATTCCTTCAACCACGGGTATGCAGTTTTCATACCCCCAAAATCCCAAGGGGACGCACGGGGACTCCCCAAATAAAAAAAGACTGAATAACTTTTATAGCTAAACAGTCTTTTTTGGCAAAATTCTTTCAATGGCTTACGTTGAAAAGAAAAAAATCATATTATTATTAACATTACAAAGATCAACAATTCCACCCTTTCCCGCAATCCCTTATAATGGGGATATTTCAATCAAAATATCACTCCACCTCATTAATATCGATGAGATTGTTCAAAATAGCGTACACCGTAAGCCCGGAAACAGACTTTATCCCGGTTTTCCGGATGATATTTTTCCGGTGAGTAATCACGGTGTGTACCGATATATGATGCAAATCCGCAATCTCCTTGTTAATCTTCCCTTTCGCAAGGGAAATCAAAATCTCTTTCTCTCGTTCGGAGAGTTCATTCTTATCAAGCAAATCAGCCGGGGCACTTAACGCATCGATTGAATGTAGTAACTTCTGGGCAATCTTATCACCATCATCGGCAATATCAATCGTCGTGTGATATTGTTTCAGAATCTCAGGATCGATATACTGGTAAACTAACGCCACGAAAGCCGTATCCTTCACCCCTTCAAACAACTCTTCCAGATGCTGCCGTTTTTTCAGCTCCACGGCCGAGGGGTTAATGATGATAATATCCGGATTCAAATGATTAATCCTCTCCAGACAATGAAAACAATCGGCAATAACCGCTACCACCTCAAACTCATTCCTCATTTCGATCAACTTCCTCAGTCCGGTTGAAATAATCATTGACGGCTCAATAATAACAATCTTGTAACTTTTATTATTGTTTTGCATACCGTTGCTCTAATTTCATTACTAAAGGAATAAGTATTTTATCCTCAATCAAAGAATGTTTACTCAAATCCTCTTCCAAGGCAAAGATCCCGAATAACACCCGGATACGCATATCCGACAAAGTATCTCCCGGCAAATATTTCATGATGATATTCTTCAAGTCATTCAATTTATCATCAATATTACTATGATTTTCCCGGAACACCCCGATCTCGTAATCTCCCGGACGAGCGCCCTTCACCATATTCGAGATATAAGGGAAGACCGTCACTTCCTCGTAATCAAAATGACGAATCACCTCATTCTTGTATTCATTGAAAAAAAGATTCAATATTTGCTGATGTTGCTGTTCGCACCCTTCGGAAATTTCCTTTAACTGTTCTTGTATGGAAAGCATCCTGTTTTCCAAGTAATAAGAATGAGAATTTTTCAAGTAAGCAATCAACTGGTCCACGTTCCCCCCTATTCCCTCGATCTCTTTCTCCGTCGGCAAGTATTGCTCGTTGCTGTACACGTTACAAATCATCAGGAATAACGTACACGAAACATGATTCGCCTCGCAACATTCCCGGACTGTTTTATCCCCGAATCCCAGATTTATTCCAAACCGATGTAACAGTAACAACAGTGAATAATCGGCATGAATGACGTCCGCCAGTTTCATATCCGCGGAAAATAGATGTGAATTCATATCCTTATTTTTACCGCAAATATTGGAAATAATTGATTCAACACCAAGTTTATTCATTAGTTTATAGAATTATTTATGATATTTCAAGCTTTCAAAATTACAAATACATCCTGAAAACCCACATCCTCAAAATCGGGTAAAAACACGCTGTCCACTCCCCAATTATAGGGAGTGGACAGCGTGTTAAATTTTACTTTTCAACTATACCAAATACCGATTATTCGTCTCTCCCGCCTGTATCGGGTAAACCAACACGAAACTATTGGATTGGAAATACTTGTTCAAATAATTGGGAATCCTACTCATATTGGCATGATAGGACAGCCGTTCCCGACGACTCATCACCACCCACAACGTATCGTCACTCTTTATTTCCCGGGACATGATCAAGAAATCATCCCAATCATCAAAAGACGAAAATTCTGCCTCGATCGGTCTTTTTTTATACATCTCCTTCAAGTACACCATCGTGTCTTCTGACGCGTAGAACACGGCCTTCGCACCCGAAT
The window above is part of the Butyricimonas paravirosa genome. Proteins encoded here:
- a CDS encoding MFS transporter, which produces MNTSQVIITPENMTKDRKISICVFLSGFSCFAQLYYFQPLLPDLAQEFGLSASYSSLAISFSTLGMVVGLFTAMFVADSIPRKKLISAALLSSAVFSVICSYSPSFFLLVALSALKGFLLSGATSVSLAYISEEVQPRNKGKITGLYIAGNALGGMGGRVISSYLSSEFSWRIASVSIGVLCALFAISFLIFSPRSVNFKPKRENFKSLIVSNLHLIVSVKLIPFYLIGSLMLGIFVSLYNYLGFYLVKEPFNFSPYLIHYIYFMYLFGVFGSIATAKLTALYNHFKILKTIIALSVAGLLLLYINNFWIVTLGLAIFTFNFFVVHVICNRIVSDYNLQKRSVTISIYLLFYYMGSSVWGSATGVVLDHFGWQWFIAGLILLTFILYAIAYKGSKLMEN
- a CDS encoding hemerythrin domain-containing protein; this encodes MNSHLFSADMKLADVIHADYSLLLLLHRFGINLGFGDKTVRECCEANHVSCTLFLMICNVYSNEQYLPTEKEIEGIGGNVDQLIAYLKNSHSYYLENRMLSIQEQLKEISEGCEQQHQQILNLFFNEYKNEVIRHFDYEEVTVFPYISNMVKGARPGDYEIGVFRENHSNIDDKLNDLKNIIMKYLPGDTLSDMRIRVLFGIFALEEDLSKHSLIEDKILIPLVMKLEQRYAKQ
- a CDS encoding response regulator transcription factor — protein: MQNNNKSYKIVIIEPSMIISTGLRKLIEMRNEFEVVAVIADCFHCLERINHLNPDIIIINPSAVELKKRQHLEELFEGVKDTAFVALVYQYIDPEILKQYHTTIDIADDGDKIAQKLLHSIDALSAPADLLDKNELSEREKEILISLAKGKINKEIADLHHISVHTVITHRKNIIRKTGIKSVSGLTVYAILNNLIDINEVE